GTGTTGGAGAGCGTTATCAGTTGCATTTCTTCCGCTGTCTTGTATGGAGGTCAACAAAACGCATTGGTTGCATGTGCCATTGCCGTTCACGGTGAGGGCGACGTCCCCGCCTCTCTCATGTTGTTCTGTTTAGTATTTGCCGCCAACGCAAATATTACCTTACTAGAGTCCTCTGCCAGGCTACTGGCGTACGTTGTAGAGCATTCGGATGAGGGGCTCTTTACCACCCTGAGACTTCATACCTCGATTGAGATGAAAAAACGACTGCTTGCAGGGTTGCATCAACAACTGGGGTCGGCCGCCTCTGCCGATTCTACAGGCGCAAGGATGGTGCGTCTTGCGACTCTCCACCACCTGCTACGCTTTGACCCAGCCGCATTCTATTACCTCATGGCTGCTGAGGACCACGGAAAGGAATCCGCGGAGCTACGAATTACGCCCTTCTTGCGTGATGTTGTTAAGTCTTCGGACACTACGGCACTTGAGAAATCGGAAGCCCTCGCTTGTCTCAAAGCACTTGACGATGTGGGTGTTTCTACAACCGAGGTTGCAACCCTGTTATCAAATATGCGGGTCGATTCTCCGATCACCGGGGGTGTTTTAACTGCTGCGGCAGTTTATTATGCCTGCGGCGTATACTTTCATAAGTACAAGTTGGACGGTGGGGAAAGCAGTGTGGCCCCAACAGGGAAGGGAGTAACTCAGCGGTTGAGGTTGTCGGATTCTTTTACGGTAAACATGATGCAAGGAAAGGTATTGATAGGCCCCTCAGATGAGGCGTGTAAGATGCTGAAGTTCAGCTGTGAGGCGCTAAAGCAGTGTATTAGTTTTTACGAGCAGACCGCAAAGCATCTTCGCTATGGTGATGCCAATAATGCCACAGTACTACCCTCCATTGACTCCTACCCGGCTGCACATTCTCCTCTGGTTCTTTCGGTTGCAGGAACCGCTGGCCGCTCCGCAGGTTGCACCGATCGTCGGTGTCGGTCTCTGGTGGATCCAAGACAAATGTGTAATGGACAGGCAACGTTTAGCTCGTGCCTTCTTGCTGCCGAGGGAATTTCCATGTGGGAAGGGGTGGCCAATGTCGATTTGGACCGCCTGGCATCGGCGCTGGTGGCAATTACTCGCCTCACTACATCGATTGAAGCTGCGTTGTGGATTTTGTacggagaaaaggaagtagaCTCAGTAACCGCACAGCTGCTTGAGGCTGCACTTTGTGCTGTGCAGATGTTAGGATCACCAGTTCCGCAGCTTCGAGATCAGGTGTCGGCGTGCCTAGATGGTGCACTGACGTTGGCGCAAACTGCAGCAGTCATACTCACTCGAATGCCTAGTGACGGGAACTCGCTTTTGCGCACTGGAGAGTTCATCGGtcttttttccgttttcgtAAAGACTTTATCTCTTTACCGTGACGACGACGATGTTATTTCGAGGGGTCTCAAGATCGTTGGAGTGTTTAAACCTGTAGAGGTAGCTGACGAGGAGGTGGTGATACACATTTTTGACACAATCGCATCCGTTGTGGAAAGGCATGCTTCGTCAAGTCCGACCGATTTCCTTGTGCCTATAGTTGCTCAGGTGACTGTGATTTTTACCAGCATTGGTGAGTTCTGTCCAACCAAGTGCGCGCTCGGCATTGTGAATAACCTATGGTCTTGCGCGATGAACGTCTCGCAAATGATTGTTATCGCTGATCCGTGTTCGCCGCTGTCCAACAAGTTCGACGTTATTGTAGAAGCTGTGAGGGCCATTTTGTTGCAGTGCGACGGAATACTGGGGTATCTTTCATATGATCGAATAATGCCTATGGCCACTGCTCTCGGGCAGCTTAGTAACGCAAGCTGCTATGATGCGTTGGATCATCTTTATAAACCACAGGCCTGGCATGGGGCATGGTTATCATTGCTTCGGTTATTTCACGCCGTTTTGATCGGTTGTGGCGGGGGCAGTGAAAATACGTTGGGGTGGCTCTCGATCATCTCGAGCTGGGCGACGACCAGCCCACGGTTTCGGGAGGCCGTTTCTGGCTTCACTTATTGCCGCGGTGGGGTTTCAAGAAGCTCCGGGCCTCATTCATGGGAGTGGCAGGAAATGCACATTGCAACATTGATCATCAGTTTGTTGTCTAGCCTGGGTACCTCCACCGCACCACTGACACCACATGTTCAGCGCTGCTTTTGTCGTATTCGCCATTTTACCTGTCAGACAACGGGTACACCGTGCGCCGCATCTTTAAACGAACTCTTTTTAGCCACTGTGCGCCACCAGCTCTCATATCTCATTTTCCACTCCCCGCCATCGGGTTATATGGAGGGTGAGCCGCCCATTGTGACCATTTCCCGGTATCGCTACCCTTCAAATGGTGAGGCATCGACATCTGATGGTTTACTTCTGCAGAAGGCTGCCAAAGTGAACGAAGGGGACCAGAAGGAGGAGCAACTTTCTTTCTACACCCTGCGGTGTTTCATATTTCGAGAGTTAAGTATTCTTCGAAAGAGCTGCCGTGACGACTCGAGTGCCACAGGTGCCCTTACCTCTCCCGACAATACTCCTGTAATGCGATCCAGTTCCCTGAACACAAGCACGGACGGTTTCTCTGATATTGATGTTCGTGATGGGGGTTTGCAGGTGGTTGCACCGCACCTTCTCAACGTTCAGCTCGCTCTCATTCTTTTTGTGCGTAACGGCCATTTTCAGGTTTTCCAACGTTGTTTGGATCTGTGGGAGCAGCAGGAGCTTGTCGAAGGGTTGGATGAGCTTCATCGCTTTCTCAATCTGCTGTCGCACTACGCACGTCGCCTTGAGAGTACAAAGTTGATATCGGTGGTGGAAACGGTACAGGAAGAGTTGCAGGGACTTGCCGAAAGACTCCGCAGTGGAGCGACTTCATGGCGGACGACAGGAGCCACGTTGTGATTATTGTTGTGGATGAAACTTTTTGGTTTTGAATGTGGGAGGAGAAACggtgaaagcaaaaaaaaaaaagaggtccGATGTCGCTACTCGTTGTACTGAAAGTAATGCTTAATAGAGCCGCTGGGTAAGTTCGAAGAGATGTccgtttaaagaaaaaaaatacccgGTCGTTGTGCACTACCGCCTTTCGTAGGGTTGTCGAAGCGTAGCAGACTTTTGTgtgagttgttgtttttaaatttgtttttcaaaaaataatgTCCATCATCGTTCGTTCAAAAACTGATATTTTCTCCAATGCTCACCTTTTTTTCacacttcattttttaaaaaaatcattgCGTGCCTAACACGGATAATACAAACACTTTGCCTAGCAGGTAGGgccttttgtgtttgtgctgcaATGACATCCAGTTTTCTCGCACATCCCAAAGTCCTTTTGATGGGACTGCGCAAGTCTGGAAAGACCAGCATACAAAAGGTTGTATTTGAGGGTATGCAGCCGCACCACTGTGTGGACCTTACAACCACCGTACAACCGGAGAAGAGTACCGTTTGCTCCTATGACTTTGTGAACTTTGAGGTGTGGGACTTTCCGGGGCAAACTGACCCATTCGACTTAAACAACACGGTTCACTACGACGTGGGTGTCCTCTTGGAGAACTGCGGTGCTATCGTTTTTGTGATGGATTGTGGTGAGTTGATCGACGATTCCCATGCTCGTCTCGTGGAAACCGTATGTGCTGCTTATGACCGTGATCCAGAGCTCTCAGTGGAGGTGTTTATACATAAAGTGGATAAATTAAGCGAAGATCATCAGGCTGATCTGCTCACGAGTCTTCAGCGACGTGTAGAGGCTGAGGCAAGACAGCGCCTAAACGCCACCGCGCAGTTGCGCTTGAACTTCAACCTAACGTCAATCTATGACCACTCTGTTTTCCAAGCCTTCTCGTCGGTGGTGCAGAAGCTCATGAAACTGCAGATCCCTTATATCACAGAGCTTCTGCAGATTCTAAATAGTAATAGCAACTTGGATCTCTCTTATTTGTTCTTGAGTAGGTCCAAAATTTTCTTGTCTGTGGACGAGCGAAATCGTGTCAAGACTCGCACATATGAAATTTGTAGTGATGCTATCGAGGTAATGATGGGAATGAATCGTATTTATAGCAAGGGGAAGGAACAGGGGGAAggtgatgaagaagaggtaaGCAGTGGTGCCCGGGGGACGGAAGCTGAGGTTTATGCCGGAGCAAACATTGTAATCAAACTTAGTAGCGATGACTGCATTTACGTTAAGGAGTTGCCAAACTCTCTTACACTCGTGTCAATGGTAAAAAATGAGTCCTTTCGTAACCGAATTCTCATTGATCATAACATCTCAGCATTCTATAACGCTGCTTATAGTATTTTCCGACGCAACTAGGGGTATTGAGTATGACCacactcctccttttttttttctgttctttttttttttccccgcGTGTGCGCGGTTTTGACCTGCGCATCCCCAGCGACTTGTTTGTCGTTTCTGCAACCCAGTACTCTCCCTCGTCCTTCACTTATTGGATTGTTTCGTGATATCCAAGTCACGGGAAGAGCGCTGTGTTTCGCCCTCCTGttgattttttaatttgtgttTATGGTCACGGATGGAGTTACACAGTTATCATTTcaatttcttcctccctcttccagTTCTCCTttctactgtttttttttgttcttgttttgGACAACCGCTTGTGCGCCACCAGTTGCGTCATGCAGTTTGCGTTTCAGTTGGGTGTTGGCAAGCCGGGGAAGGGAGCACACAAGTGAGGACGAAGGGTAGAAGAGACGAATGTCTTTGCAgtgcctctttttcttttttttttatttgtttcttcttctaaCTTTttgaaacattttttttttcgggtgAATCCGCACGAGGCCTCTGTCGGCGTATCTGtgttcccctttgtttttgctttcccttaACCTCCCGCATCATTCAGTGTTAACACCAACTACACTATTTTTCCCATGTTGCTTTGTTTACcttatacacatacatatatatacatatatatattaggaGTAGGGGAAACACGGAGGGTAAAGGACAAAGAGAGTctgaccaaaaaaaaacaacaacaacaaaaacaacaaaaaacaggtgCAAAATAACCAACACCGCACTTGTGAGAGGACTATCATCGGGACTGTCGAATAAAAGTGTGTGATTTTTGAAAACATTATTGCCGGGAAACGTAGAGACTCGATccaaaccaaacaaacaaataggGGAAGAATTATCTGGATCAACAGAGCCATCTGAACCCGAAGGGAATATATCTCGAGGTTCTGCACCACAActtggaaagaaggaaggaacaaaagagaaggaataaCGGAAggtggagaggaaaaaaaataataaaagaaaaaaagagggagagagagaccAGTTGGACAACTGCTATCGGAGGGAAATATAGCGCCActaatttgaaaaaaaaaaagaaaagggtccAGTTTAAACGAATGGACTGTGTGTATAACTCAGTGGGCCCCCTGTCGCCCTTCTTATGGCCTGCGCCACATGCCAACTTGGTGCCACCTGGTTATTCACCAGGAACCGTGGCTGATACAATGCTTCACATCAGTGACCTCACACTCAGTCTCGATGTGCTCGCAAAAGCATTGGATCACTCATATCATCCCGTTCTTTACGCGATGGAGACTCATCAGCTTCACACACGGGTACTTTACAAGCGTCAGTTTGATTTGATGCAGTATGGAATGGTGCTGGACGAGGTGGAACGGCTCGTTATTGTCAGGATGCCTGCGCTCTGTGGAGACTCCGGTAAGAAAGTTTCACAGGAATATGCCGCACTTTGTGAGGATGATCTCAACAGCGCTCCATGTGCCCGCCATCCCATTCTTCCTGAGCATTGTCTCATAGTTTATCAACTTCCTGCCAAAGGTGATGGCAACGATGCCGTGCCTACGCCGTTGTTCCGACTTGTGTTTCGAAACGAGTCCTTTAACGAGAGTATGAAAAGAGAACTTGCAGATAAGTTTCCGCTCTACCGGCTTCGTTCAGTATACGTGTCACACAAGATGTATTACCCCCTCCGTCATCAGGTACAATTGTATAATGAAGCCTCAGCTGAGAGTGTGGATTTACCCGACTTTGATTTGGAAGAATCCTTAGGGTTGAAACCACTCCGCCAACTTCTCACAGCATGGATGATGGTTTTGGAAGGAATTGCACCTTCGTGGTTGGTGGACAAGGGTGTTGGACCCGATGTtgttactctttttcttgcccACCACAGGCCAGAGGGAAAGTATGATGTAAAAGAGGTGTTACAGGCGTACGACCAACTTCCTGTAGAAAATCGCGTTCGATGTTCCTATTACTTAACAGCAAAGCGTATGGAACAGCGCATCAAAGTGATGCCGCGTTTCCCCAACATGATAAACACGTGGAGGAAAGGTTCCTACGATGTGGAGTACTTCAGCGAAGTTGCTTCCGGGACCGAGCCAACGAAATGTTTGGCGCCCTGTTTCCGGATGTTGCTTTGTAACAGGAAACCGGGAAGAAACTATGttgaggatgatgaggtTGCCGCATTCATACCAACAGATGCAGAATGCGAACCACTGCAGGTCTACAACACACTGGCGGCGGAACGATTACGCTTATGGGTTCTCAAAGGTCTTCTCACGGCCGAGCTGCATGGTATACACAACCTTATGATTGAATTTGATGTCGCCATGGTGGTTTCCGAATGTGTGGGTCTCCTTTGGGGCGGGGATGAGGAACAACGCCGGCGGGAGGTTATATTTCATGTATGTAAAATTATTGTAGAAACCGTAGAAGATTATGTGCAGCACAGCGGTGTTATCTGGTGTGCTACCATTGTCACGTCCGATGAAGAATCCATCCGGTCTGCAGAACTCTGCAAGGATATTTTGGAGGTCACGCAGATAGCAAAGGCCCGTGTCGAGATTGAAGAGGGACTGCGGGTCGCTTCAAGTGGGAAGGAAGATACTGAAGAGGCCCCATCCGCATCCTCAGAAACAGGTGTTAGCACGCCAGGTGACGAAAAGGAGGCCCACGAACAAGTGGATGAAGTTGCGGCGGATCCGGTTGATAACCTGTTGTACATCCCAGGAACATTTCAGACTATAACTAATTGTCAGATAGGAGTTGTTCCTTGCAGGCAACCATTCATCACTGCTTCAAAGATTTCAGAAGATGTGAGAGATCGTGCAATGCGTTGTGGTGTGCGTCTCAGTGATGCCGAACTGTATCCTATCTTCCTTGCCCTTTCTGGTGGAGAAGAGACGGTTCCCATAAGTAAAGTGGTGGGCCTCATTTTggaaaagcaggaggaggcaACCAATACTGGTGGCAGGAGGGCGAGAGGAAGTTGCAGTATGTTGTGGCCTCATGATCATCCGATATGTGCACTTGACTTCTGTGGTGTGCCATGGGATGTGGTGAGTGTTACAAACTTCGTAAAGGGGTTCCAGAGGCGCCCATACCGTGCATGGGGGACAAAAGATTACAGAGCGTCACTCATGATGTCTGGCCGATGTGAAGAGTCGGACACACTGAATTATGTGGAATTCTCAATCATGATGCTTGCATTAGCTCGCCAGTAAAAGGTGGAATGTGTTGATGCCGATCATTTCTTCAGTATTTGTTTCCCTGTATTTACCACCCTCTCAATTCACTTGTTGTTTCATGTTTTCTTTATGTCACCTCAACTGTTGTGCGCGTGGCTTCGTCGCCATTTTGGTTGTCAAGTGCAGATGgtagagggaggaaaaaggcgCACACTTCAGTTGAGCGCTCGTTTCACTATGTATTCTATCaccttcttctgttttgtttttcatttttcgctACTTCAATGTGTACATGTCGTCGATGATTAATTCTTCCCGATGTGTGCTCCTATGTATGTCTGTGAGCAGGAGGGAAAGGGCGGGTGTGATGCTTGgaggtaacaaaaaaaaaaaagaatcggtAGCttgccttcttctttccctccttcgaAGAACAACGAGCGCCTGCTGCaaaaacaattttttctctgttttgcATTTAGAAGGTTGTTTCTTCAGTTATGTCGCAGAAATGTAGGTCCGAcaatcttcttttctttttcttttatctcgTTTTGTAGATCTCTACCACATGTGCGTATGCCAAAGGTGTAATTAAAGCAGGTAGGAGGAAcgagaggaaggagaaaaaaaaaagaacatagATTTATATTGTTCCCCTACATCGGAGCAGACTACGTCTGTAATATGCGGAACCAACCTTCTCTGCACTTTACTGTAAATGTCTGCGAGATCACGTGATGTACACAAATTGGCTGCGTTCCTCTCACCACGTTGGATGCTGGAAAGGACACACAAACGAGGACagagaaacaataacaacaacaaaaaaaagaaaagaagcaacaacttATGATGACAATATTATTTCTTACTTTCTGATCCGTGATTTGATTGACACAAGCACTGTCTGTGCGAACGTATCGAGAACCTGATTATATTGTCTTTAAAAATCCCCTCCTTTAcattatttccctcctttaccTTATTTTCCTATCTCTTATACATGACGAGACCGAACGGTAACTCTCTGGAAACTCATCCCCTCTTTTCTGTAGATGTGTTTCCTCATCGGTTCCCGGAGAAACCCTTTACGAGTTTCCTTCAGCGCAACTCAAACTGTCTGTTGGATTGTTGTTTAGTTTTAGGACCAACCTTGTGGGTTTATGTGGAAGAATGAGATTGAGAAAAAAGGTATGACGATTGTTTTATCGATATGTTTTGTGTCTatttctcccctcttttacTGCACTTGCCTTCATTCGTGTTTTCTTCACGTTGGTTTTTTTCCCaccggtgtgtgtgtgtgtgtgtgtgtgtgtctttgtTTCTCGTGCCGCCTCCAAGAAGTCAAAGCTATTAGAGTAAAgccgcaagaaaaaaataaataaatatatatacgtatattacaacgaaaggaaagtaaaaggaaaaaaaaaggattatTATCAATGTCTGCAACCGTCGCACAGCGCCCTTCTACGGCGCAGGA
The genomic region above belongs to Trypanosoma brucei brucei TREU927 chromosome 10, whole genome shotgun sequence and contains:
- a CDS encoding small GTPase, putative, with translation MTSSFLAHPKVLLMGLRKSGKTSIQKVVFEGMQPHHCVDLTTTVQPEKSTVCSYDFVNFEVWDFPGQTDPFDLNNTVHYDVGVLLENCGAIVFVMDCGELIDDSHARLVETVCAAYDRDPELSVEVFIHKVDKLSEDHQADLLTSLQRRVEAEARQRLNATAQLRLNFNLTSIYDHSVFQAFSSVVQKLMKLQIPYITELLQILNSNSNLDLSYLFLSRSKIFLSVDERNRVKTRTYEICSDAIEVMMGMNRIYSKGKEQGEGDEEEVSSGARGTEAEVYAGANIVIKLSSDDCIYVKELPNSLTLVSMVKNESFRNRILIDHNISAFYNAAYSIFRRN
- a CDS encoding hypothetical protein, conserved (GPI-Anchor Signal predicted for Tb10.6k15.1510 by DGPI v2.04 with cleavage site probability 0.172 near 686), whose amino-acid sequence is MDCVYNSVGPLSPFLWPAPHANLVPPGYSPGTVADTMLHISDLTLSLDVLAKALDHSYHPVLYAMETHQLHTRVLYKRQFDLMQYGMVLDEVERLVIVRMPALCGDSGKKVSQEYAALCEDDLNSAPCARHPILPEHCLIVYQLPAKGDGNDAVPTPLFRLVFRNESFNESMKRELADKFPLYRLRSVYVSHKMYYPLRHQVQLYNEASAESVDLPDFDLEESLGLKPLRQLLTAWMMVLEGIAPSWLVDKGVGPDVVTLFLAHHRPEGKYDVKEVLQAYDQLPVENRVRCSYYLTAKRMEQRIKVMPRFPNMINTWRKGSYDVEYFSEVASGTEPTKCLAPCFRMLLCNRKPGRNYVEDDEVAAFIPTDAECEPLQVYNTLAAERLRLWVLKGLLTAELHGIHNLMIEFDVAMVVSECVGLLWGGDEEQRRREVIFHVCKIIVETVEDYVQHSGVIWCATIVTSDEESIRSAELCKDILEVTQIAKARVEIEEGLRVASSGKEDTEEAPSASSETGVSTPGDEKEAHEQVDEVAADPVDNLLYIPGTFQTITNCQIGVVPCRQPFITASKISEDVRDRAMRCGVRLSDAELYPIFLALSGGEETVPISKVVGLILEKQEEATNTGGRRARGSCSMLWPHDHPICALDFCGVPWDVVSVTNFVKGFQRRPYRAWGTKDYRASLMMSGRCEESDTLNYVEFSIMMLALARQ